From a region of the Halolamina sp. CBA1230 genome:
- a CDS encoding FecCD family ABC transporter permease, with protein sequence MIAVASETGEIVPELRAAVSWVDARLAALVFGSCAIVAAGGLVQVSFGTYTMSILDAWRAVFDPAVWTNPQYPLRLLLGDGLGTRAAEAFGFSTAEVDLGRETLIVWGIRLPRVLVAVLVGTNLAISGAVFQAVTRNELASPFILGVSAGAGLAILLTLVVFAGLAPFLPLIAAGGGAVAFGLVYAIAWKGGTNPVRLVLAGVIVSTVFGSLQTGLFFFTEDLGVVQSAISWTTGSLTGVDWEQVRIALPWTIATVPITLAGARQLNVLLLGERTARSLGMSVERVRFLLSGVAVLAAGTAIAVAGIVSFVGLIVPHMVRQLVGSDYKRVVLGSTFAGPALVVVADVGARLAIPGTQLPVGIVTGLVGGPYFLYLMRRTEVGQL encoded by the coding sequence GTGATCGCGGTGGCGAGTGAGACGGGGGAGATCGTCCCGGAGCTCCGCGCCGCGGTCTCGTGGGTCGACGCCCGGCTGGCGGCGCTGGTGTTCGGGAGCTGTGCGATCGTTGCCGCCGGCGGGCTGGTGCAGGTGAGTTTCGGGACGTACACGATGTCGATCCTCGACGCGTGGCGTGCCGTGTTCGATCCGGCGGTCTGGACCAACCCCCAGTACCCGCTCCGACTGCTGCTCGGCGACGGGCTGGGGACCCGGGCCGCGGAGGCGTTCGGGTTCTCCACCGCCGAGGTCGATCTCGGCCGGGAGACGCTGATCGTCTGGGGGATCCGCCTGCCGCGGGTGCTCGTGGCAGTGCTGGTCGGCACGAACCTCGCGATCTCGGGGGCGGTGTTCCAGGCGGTCACGCGCAACGAACTCGCCTCGCCGTTCATCCTCGGCGTCTCCGCGGGCGCGGGGCTGGCGATCCTGCTCACGCTGGTCGTGTTCGCCGGGCTCGCGCCGTTCCTCCCGCTGATCGCGGCCGGCGGTGGCGCGGTCGCGTTCGGCCTCGTCTACGCCATCGCGTGGAAAGGCGGCACGAACCCCGTCCGGCTGGTGCTCGCGGGCGTGATCGTCTCGACGGTGTTCGGCTCGCTCCAGACGGGACTGTTCTTCTTCACGGAGGATCTCGGCGTCGTCCAGTCGGCGATCTCCTGGACGACCGGCTCGCTGACCGGCGTCGACTGGGAGCAGGTCCGGATCGCGCTCCCGTGGACGATCGCGACGGTGCCGATCACGCTCGCCGGCGCGCGCCAGCTGAACGTCCTGCTGCTCGGCGAGCGCACCGCGCGGTCGCTGGGGATGTCCGTCGAGCGCGTGCGGTTCCTGCTCTCGGGGGTCGCCGTGCTCGCTGCGGGGACCGCCATCGCCGTCGCGGGGATCGTGAGCTTCGTCGGCCTGATCGTCCCGCACATGGTCCGCCAGCTGGTGGGCTCGGACTACAAGCGCGTGGTGCTTGGCAGCACGTTCGCCGGGCCCGCGCTGGTCGTCGTCGCCGACGTGGGCGCGCGGCTGGCGATACCGGGCACTCAGCTCCCCGTGGGGATCGTCACGGGGCTGGTCGGCGGCCCGTACTTCCTCTACCTGATGCGCCGCACGGAGGTCGGTCAACTATGA
- a CDS encoding YbaK/EbsC family protein produces the protein MHARATEFAEVAQDRYGLAVEPVEFPEAGTPTAEDAADAVGCEVGQIVKSLVFSVDDDPVLCLTSGAEHADEAAIAEWAGVDEDAVSMASPDLVREATGWAIGGVPPICHEQELPTLFDPALGAYDSVWAAAGTPTSVWEIDPERLREVTDGEVVEFTE, from the coding sequence ATGCACGCACGCGCCACGGAGTTCGCGGAGGTCGCCCAGGATCGCTACGGACTGGCGGTCGAGCCGGTGGAGTTCCCCGAGGCGGGGACGCCGACCGCGGAAGACGCCGCCGACGCGGTCGGCTGCGAGGTCGGACAGATCGTGAAGAGCCTGGTTTTTTCGGTGGATGACGACCCCGTCCTCTGTCTTACCTCCGGCGCGGAACACGCCGACGAGGCCGCCATCGCGGAGTGGGCTGGCGTGGACGAGGACGCCGTCTCGATGGCGTCGCCCGACCTCGTCCGGGAGGCGACGGGGTGGGCCATCGGCGGCGTCCCGCCGATCTGCCACGAGCAGGAGCTCCCGACGCTGTTCGACCCCGCGCTGGGCGCGTACGACTCCGTCTGGGCCGCCGCGGGGACGCCCACGTCGGTGTGGGAGATCGACCCCGAGCGCCTCCGTGAAGTGACCGACGGGGAAGTCGTCGAGTTCACCGAGTAG
- a CDS encoding NADH-quinone oxidoreductase subunit N, translated as MVTAPPLTPTFLLGLTALAVLLYDSVWPESSDASVLTGISVVGSLASLGAAGWFLTAGTGMATDGVSLYADAIVVDGMSLFFTALFAAVTVLVALASYDYFDGGNRGELYGLVLLATTGMSLMASANSLATAFVALELVSLPSYALVAFLKDNRGSSEAGLKYFLIGALSSAIFVFGVSLIYGATGSLLLPDVAAAFEAGLGGRAGIAGVGVLMVAGGFAFKTASVPFHFWAPEAYEGAPAPVSAYLSSASKAAGFALAFRVFVVGFPIGAATGAGIDWALLFQVLAVATMVLGNFAAATQEKVKRMLAYSSIGHAGYVLIGLAAVSAEATTNGDVMGAAMAHLFVYGFMNTGAFLFVALAENWGVGRRFEDYNGLGAEKPFAAVAMTAFLFSLAGVPPLGGFFSKLFLFAGAVEAGLWWLVVIAVINSSLSLYYYSRVVRAMWFEEGEHDLGATPNALYAALAIALIGTVLLLPGFGPVIETAQEAATALFV; from the coding sequence ATGGTGACGGCACCGCCGCTGACGCCGACCTTCCTGCTGGGGCTCACGGCGCTTGCGGTGTTGCTCTACGACAGCGTGTGGCCCGAATCCAGCGACGCGAGCGTCCTGACGGGGATCTCCGTCGTCGGCTCGCTGGCGTCGCTGGGGGCCGCGGGCTGGTTCCTCACTGCCGGCACCGGGATGGCGACCGACGGCGTCTCGCTGTACGCCGACGCGATCGTCGTCGACGGGATGTCGCTGTTCTTCACCGCACTGTTCGCCGCGGTGACGGTCCTGGTCGCGCTCGCCTCGTACGACTACTTCGACGGCGGCAACCGCGGCGAGCTGTACGGGCTGGTGCTGCTGGCGACGACGGGGATGTCGCTGATGGCGAGCGCGAACTCGCTGGCGACCGCGTTCGTCGCGTTGGAACTGGTCAGCCTCCCGTCGTACGCGCTGGTCGCGTTCCTGAAAGACAACCGCGGGAGCAGCGAGGCCGGCCTGAAGTACTTCCTGATCGGCGCGCTCTCCTCGGCGATCTTCGTGTTCGGCGTCTCGCTGATCTACGGCGCCACGGGCTCGCTACTGCTGCCCGACGTCGCGGCGGCGTTCGAGGCCGGCCTCGGCGGCCGTGCGGGCATCGCCGGCGTCGGCGTGCTGATGGTCGCCGGCGGGTTCGCGTTCAAGACGGCCTCGGTGCCGTTCCACTTCTGGGCGCCCGAGGCGTACGAGGGCGCACCCGCGCCCGTCTCGGCGTACCTCTCCTCGGCCTCGAAGGCCGCCGGCTTCGCGCTCGCCTTTCGCGTGTTCGTGGTCGGCTTCCCGATCGGGGCTGCGACGGGCGCCGGCATCGACTGGGCGCTGCTGTTCCAGGTGCTCGCGGTGGCGACGATGGTGCTCGGTAACTTCGCCGCGGCCACCCAGGAGAAAGTCAAGCGCATGCTGGCGTACTCCTCGATCGGGCACGCCGGCTACGTGCTGATCGGCCTCGCCGCCGTCTCGGCGGAGGCGACCACGAACGGCGACGTGATGGGCGCCGCGATGGCCCACCTGTTCGTCTACGGCTTCATGAACACGGGCGCGTTCCTGTTCGTGGCGCTGGCCGAGAACTGGGGCGTCGGCCGCCGGTTCGAGGATTACAACGGGTTGGGCGCCGAGAAGCCGTTCGCCGCGGTGGCGATGACGGCGTTCCTGTTCTCGCTGGCGGGCGTCCCGCCGCTGGGGGGCTTCTTCTCGAAGCTGTTCCTCTTTGCGGGCGCTGTCGAGGCCGGCCTCTGGTGGCTGGTCGTGATCGCGGTGATCAACAGCTCGCTCTCGCTGTACTACTACTCCCGCGTCGTGCGGGCGATGTGGTTCGAGGAGGGCGAGCACGACCTCGGCGCCACCCCGAACGCGCTGTACGCCGCGCTGGCGATCGCGCTGATCGGGACGGTGCTGCTGCTGCCCGGGTTCGGGCCGGTGATCGAGACCGCACAGGAAGCCGCGACGGCGCTGTTCGTCTGA
- a CDS encoding NuoM family protein, producing the protein MIIETLIGFAFVAALVTFLVPDEVAGRVGAALSLVPLVGTLWMWTQFDGSGNALTGGELAFETTFDLLTLSGYQVQWFTGVDGISLPLVVLTAFLTTLAIVSAWTPIDERQSQFYGLMLFMEANLLGMFTALDFFVWFVFWEATLLPMYFLIGVWGGPRRKYAAIKFFVYTNVASLLMFVGFVALAFGGLGDSIDTLALPEVAMALNAGGNVSSFMGLAPDGLKLVAFLAMFVGFAVKVPVAPLHTWLPDAHVEAPTPASVMLAGVLLKMGTYAMLRFNFTMLPDIASQLAIPIAALGAFSVIYGAVLALAQEDLKRIVAYSSVSSMGYVLLGLIAFTEFGVAGATFQMIAHGLISGLMFMAVGVIYNTTHTRMVGDMSGLADRMPVTVGIFIAGAFGYMGLPLMAGFAGEFYIFVGSFHSTVIPSAPLFTAAAMFGIVIVAGYLLLAMQRTLFGPFSLDADYEVGPAPFHDVAPLAVLLLAVIALGVAPELFLDMIKNAIAPLVGGGA; encoded by the coding sequence ATGATCATCGAGACGCTCATCGGCTTCGCGTTCGTCGCCGCGCTGGTCACGTTCCTCGTGCCCGACGAGGTGGCCGGCCGCGTCGGCGCGGCGCTGAGCCTCGTCCCGCTCGTCGGGACGCTCTGGATGTGGACACAGTTCGACGGGAGCGGCAACGCCCTCACGGGCGGCGAGCTCGCGTTCGAGACGACGTTCGACCTGCTGACGCTGTCGGGCTACCAGGTGCAGTGGTTCACCGGGGTCGACGGGATCAGCCTGCCGCTGGTGGTGCTGACGGCGTTCCTCACCACGCTCGCGATCGTGAGCGCGTGGACGCCGATCGACGAGCGCCAGTCGCAGTTCTACGGGCTGATGCTGTTCATGGAGGCGAACCTGCTGGGGATGTTCACCGCGCTGGACTTCTTCGTCTGGTTCGTCTTCTGGGAGGCCACCCTGCTGCCGATGTACTTCCTGATCGGCGTCTGGGGCGGCCCGCGCCGGAAGTACGCCGCGATCAAGTTCTTCGTCTACACGAACGTGGCGAGCCTGCTGATGTTCGTCGGCTTCGTCGCGCTCGCCTTCGGCGGTCTCGGCGACAGCATCGACACGCTGGCGCTGCCGGAGGTCGCGATGGCGCTGAACGCGGGCGGCAACGTGAGTTCGTTCATGGGGCTCGCCCCGGACGGGCTGAAACTCGTGGCGTTCCTCGCGATGTTCGTCGGGTTCGCGGTGAAGGTGCCCGTCGCGCCGTTACACACGTGGCTACCGGATGCCCACGTCGAGGCGCCCACGCCGGCGTCGGTGATGCTGGCGGGGGTGCTGCTGAAGATGGGGACGTACGCGATGCTGCGGTTCAACTTCACCATGCTGCCCGACATCGCGTCCCAGCTGGCGATCCCGATCGCCGCCCTCGGCGCGTTCTCGGTGATCTACGGCGCCGTCCTCGCGCTGGCACAGGAGGACCTCAAGCGCATCGTTGCGTACTCCTCTGTCTCGTCGATGGGCTACGTGCTGCTCGGGCTCATCGCGTTCACCGAGTTCGGCGTCGCGGGCGCAACGTTCCAGATGATCGCCCACGGCCTGATCTCGGGGCTGATGTTCATGGCCGTCGGCGTCATCTACAACACCACCCACACCCGGATGGTGGGCGACATGTCCGGGCTGGCCGACCGGATGCCCGTCACGGTGGGCATCTTCATCGCCGGCGCGTTCGGCTACATGGGGCTCCCCCTGATGGCCGGCTTCGCCGGGGAGTTCTACATCTTCGTCGGCTCGTTCCACTCCACGGTGATCCCGAGCGCGCCGCTTTTCACTGCGGCGGCGATGTTCGGCATCGTGATCGTGGCGGGCTACCTGCTGCTCGCGATGCAGCGCACCCTGTTCGGGCCGTTCAGCCTCGACGCCGACTACGAGGTCGGCCCGGCCCCGTTCCACGACGTGGCGCCGCTGGCTGTGCTGCTGCTGGCAGTCATCGCGCTCGGCGTCGCCCCTGAGCTGTTCCTCGACATGATCAAGAACGCGATCGCCCCGCTCGTCGGAGGTGGTGCCTGA
- the nuoL gene encoding NADH-quinone oxidoreductase subunit L: MVGAFDYAPAIVLLPFLSFCLAVGVALSGRDLLPKGGALPGIAATAGSLLLSAWVFLTVSRGETYNETIYTWAAGTEATGSLSQPLELTFGLLLDPLSAMMLLIVSLVALLVHVFSLGYMNDEGETGLPRYYAGLGLFTASMLGFVVADNLLMAFMFFELVGLCSYLLIGFWFRQAGPPSAAKKAFLVTRFGDYFFLIGVVATFATFGTAQFAGEGSFPRLAEQAINGEATVNTFLGLEPTAWFTVIGLLVLGGVIGKSAQFPLHTWLPDAMEGPTPVSALIHAATMVAAGVYLVARMYGFYALSPTALAVVALVGAFTALFAATMGLVKNEIKQVLAYSTISQYGYIMLGLGAGGYVAGTFHLLTHAFFKALLFLGAGSVIIAMHHEEDMWEMGGLKEKMPVTYYTFLAGSLALAGIVPFAGFWSKDEVLYEALVHGLGTTSGLGTALLVAYGMGLIAVLFTGFYTFRMVMLTFHGEPRTETAREATEPGWNVKLPLTVLGILATTVGFVNMVPVKDLTGRDIDFLHKWLYGTEGAGWAETLGTSGYHYHHLLFADYGAGMAAADLPSYLVGLLSLALALFGAGSAYVLYGGDDPEPHTEKLGSLREVLYNNYYQDEYQVWLAERVVVPLSKAADTFDQAVVDGVVDGVSSVSLFGGSRIKRIQDGLVTHYAAMLTLGLTVLLVGFAIYGGWF, encoded by the coding sequence ATGGTAGGAGCATTCGACTACGCACCGGCGATCGTACTGCTACCGTTCCTCTCGTTCTGTCTCGCGGTCGGTGTCGCCCTCTCCGGGCGGGACCTGCTGCCGAAAGGCGGCGCCCTCCCGGGGATCGCGGCGACAGCCGGCTCGCTGCTGCTCTCCGCGTGGGTGTTCCTCACCGTCAGCCGCGGCGAGACGTACAACGAGACGATCTACACGTGGGCCGCGGGCACCGAGGCGACCGGTAGCCTGAGCCAGCCGCTCGAACTCACGTTCGGCCTGCTGCTCGATCCGCTGTCGGCGATGATGCTGCTCATCGTCTCGCTGGTCGCGCTGCTGGTCCACGTGTTCTCACTCGGCTACATGAACGACGAGGGCGAGACGGGCCTCCCCCGCTACTACGCCGGGCTGGGCCTGTTCACCGCCTCCATGCTGGGGTTTGTCGTCGCCGACAACCTCCTGATGGCGTTCATGTTCTTCGAACTGGTCGGGCTCTGCTCGTACCTCCTGATCGGCTTCTGGTTCCGCCAGGCCGGCCCGCCCAGCGCCGCGAAGAAGGCGTTCCTGGTCACCCGATTCGGTGACTACTTCTTCCTGATCGGCGTCGTCGCGACGTTCGCGACGTTCGGCACCGCACAGTTCGCGGGCGAGGGGAGCTTCCCCCGCCTCGCCGAACAGGCGATCAACGGCGAGGCGACGGTAAACACGTTCCTCGGCCTCGAGCCGACGGCGTGGTTCACCGTCATCGGGCTGCTGGTGCTGGGTGGCGTGATCGGCAAGTCCGCCCAGTTCCCGCTGCACACGTGGCTGCCCGACGCGATGGAGGGCCCCACTCCCGTCTCGGCGCTGATCCACGCGGCGACGATGGTCGCGGCCGGCGTCTACCTCGTCGCCCGGATGTACGGGTTCTACGCGCTCTCGCCGACCGCGCTCGCGGTGGTCGCGCTGGTCGGCGCGTTCACCGCCCTGTTCGCGGCGACGATGGGGCTGGTGAAAAACGAGATCAAGCAGGTGCTCGCGTACTCCACCATCTCCCAGTACGGCTACATCATGCTGGGGCTGGGCGCCGGCGGCTACGTCGCCGGCACGTTCCACCTGCTCACCCACGCCTTCTTCAAGGCGCTGCTGTTCCTCGGCGCCGGCTCGGTGATCATCGCGATGCACCACGAGGAGGACATGTGGGAGATGGGCGGGCTGAAGGAGAAGATGCCCGTCACCTACTACACGTTCCTCGCGGGCTCGCTCGCGCTCGCGGGCATCGTCCCGTTCGCCGGCTTCTGGTCGAAGGACGAGGTGCTGTACGAGGCGCTCGTCCACGGCCTGGGCACGACGAGCGGGCTGGGCACCGCGCTGCTGGTCGCCTACGGCATGGGGCTGATCGCGGTGCTGTTCACCGGGTTCTACACGTTCCGGATGGTGATGCTCACCTTCCACGGTGAGCCACGCACCGAGACGGCCCGCGAGGCCACGGAGCCCGGCTGGAACGTGAAGCTCCCGCTGACCGTGCTCGGGATCCTGGCGACGACCGTCGGGTTCGTCAACATGGTCCCGGTGAAGGATCTGACCGGTCGGGATATCGACTTCCTGCACAAGTGGCTCTACGGGACCGAGGGCGCCGGCTGGGCCGAGACGCTCGGCACCAGCGGCTACCACTACCACCACCTGCTGTTCGCCGACTACGGCGCCGGCATGGCGGCGGCGGACCTGCCGTCGTATCTCGTCGGCCTGCTGTCGCTGGCGCTGGCGCTGTTCGGCGCCGGCTCGGCGTACGTGCTCTACGGCGGGGACGACCCCGAGCCCCACACCGAGAAGCTGGGGAGCCTGCGTGAGGTGCTGTACAACAACTACTACCAGGACGAGTACCAGGTCTGGCTCGCCGAGCGCGTCGTGGTCCCGCTGTCGAAGGCCGCCGACACGTTCGACCAGGCGGTCGTCGACGGCGTGGTCGACGGCGTCTCCAGCGTGAGCCTGTTCGGCGGCTCCCGGATCAAGCGGATCCAGGACGGGCTCGTTACCCACTACGCCGCGATGCTCACCCTCGGGCTGACCGTGCTACTCGTCGGGTTCGCGATCTACGGAGGGTGGTTCTGA
- the nuoK gene encoding NADH-quinone oxidoreductase subunit NuoK produces MVPIEYYLVLSAAVFSIGLYGLLTRENALLFLMSVELMLNAANINFVAFSLQWGNLTGQVMSLFVIGLAAAEVAVGIGIILVLYRNFQDVDVTVPQSMRW; encoded by the coding sequence ATGGTCCCGATCGAGTACTACCTCGTGCTCTCGGCGGCCGTGTTCTCCATCGGCCTCTACGGCCTGCTGACCCGCGAGAACGCCCTGCTGTTCCTGATGTCGGTCGAGCTGATGCTCAACGCCGCGAACATCAACTTCGTGGCGTTCAGCCTCCAGTGGGGGAACCTCACCGGCCAGGTGATGAGCCTGTTCGTCATCGGCCTGGCGGCGGCCGAAGTGGCCGTCGGCATCGGCATCATCCTCGTGCTGTACCGCAACTTCCAGGACGTCGACGTGACTGTTCCGCAGTCGATGAGGTGGTAA
- a CDS encoding NADH-quinone oxidoreductase subunit J: MIETITFALFAAVTVGCALGVVLVKDPWHAALLLGGALSSLAVHYVMLQATFPATMQILVYVGGVLVLITFAVMLTRTEQPKSEVYS; the protein is encoded by the coding sequence ATGATCGAGACAATCACGTTCGCGCTGTTCGCCGCCGTGACGGTGGGGTGTGCGCTGGGGGTCGTCCTCGTGAAGGATCCCTGGCACGCAGCCCTCCTGCTCGGCGGCGCACTGTCGAGCCTGGCGGTCCACTACGTGATGTTACAGGCCACGTTCCCGGCGACGATGCAGATCCTCGTCTACGTCGGGGGCGTGCTCGTGCTGATCACGTTCGCCGTCATGCTCACGCGAACCGAACAGCCGAAATCGGAGGTGTACAGCTAG
- a CDS encoding NADH-quinone oxidoreductase subunit I, with translation MIGILKGMATTMKHALDGNTFTVEYPEVAPEVSPRFRGVHKFSQERCIWCRQCENVCPNDTIQIVMDDQRNGEEYNLHVGQCIYCRLCEEVCPTDAIILTQNFEFTADTKDELVYNKEQLKNVPWYKGSDPLEARNPDRSAWVGEGAGEVDYQ, from the coding sequence ATGATCGGAATTCTGAAAGGCATGGCGACGACGATGAAGCACGCACTGGACGGCAACACCTTCACGGTGGAGTACCCGGAGGTGGCGCCGGAAGTCAGCCCGCGGTTCCGCGGGGTCCACAAGTTCAGTCAGGAGCGCTGTATCTGGTGTCGGCAGTGTGAGAACGTCTGTCCGAACGACACGATCCAGATCGTGATGGACGACCAGCGCAACGGGGAGGAGTACAACCTCCACGTCGGCCAGTGTATCTACTGCCGGCTGTGTGAGGAGGTCTGCCCGACCGACGCAATCATCCTGACCCAGAACTTCGAGTTCACGGCGGACACCAAAGACGAGCTCGTCTACAACAAGGAACAGTTGAAGAACGTGCCGTGGTACAAGGGGAGCGACCCCCTCGAAGCCCGCAATCCCGACCGATCCGCGTGGGTCGGCGAGGGGGCGGGCGAGGTCGACTACCAGTAA
- a CDS encoding complex I subunit 1 family protein, whose translation MLQAESPLPDLLANLLGLGGFGVVGEFVAALIAAFLVGNVMLAMTGVAGPWAKRKITAKFTDRIAANRIGPAGIGTIPADAVRLLAKELIVPEGADRPAWDIAPLIVAGSAMLGFAVIPMGSGIQLADPEVGLAYVFAVASIASLGLVMAGYASNNKYSMLGALRAVAQNLAYEIPLVVTGLSVVLFTGSLRMSEIVAVQQETLVTLGGVAIPSWFAIVNPFAFVLFVAANVAEVGRNPFDIPEAPTEIVAGFQTEYSSVYFVLLYLGEFLHIFLGGAITAVLFLGGAAGPGPESIGFLWFVVKIWGFFLFTQWLRSAAPRLRIDQLIEIGWKGMLELSFLNLVLTALIVGVVV comes from the coding sequence ATGCTGCAGGCCGAGAGCCCGCTCCCGGACCTGCTCGCGAACCTGCTCGGGCTCGGCGGCTTCGGCGTCGTCGGCGAGTTCGTCGCCGCGCTGATCGCGGCGTTCCTCGTCGGCAACGTGATGCTCGCGATGACCGGCGTCGCCGGCCCGTGGGCGAAGCGAAAGATCACGGCGAAGTTCACCGACCGCATCGCCGCCAACCGGATCGGCCCCGCCGGGATCGGGACGATCCCCGCGGACGCGGTCCGGCTGCTGGCGAAGGAGCTGATCGTTCCGGAGGGCGCGGACCGCCCGGCGTGGGACATCGCGCCGCTGATCGTCGCCGGCTCGGCGATGCTCGGCTTCGCGGTGATCCCGATGGGGAGCGGCATCCAGCTCGCCGACCCCGAGGTCGGCCTGGCGTACGTGTTCGCCGTCGCCTCGATCGCCAGCCTCGGGCTGGTGATGGCGGGGTACGCGTCGAACAACAAGTACTCGATGCTTGGTGCGCTGCGCGCGGTCGCCCAGAACCTCGCCTACGAGATCCCCCTCGTCGTGACGGGGCTCTCGGTAGTGCTGTTCACGGGGTCGCTCCGGATGAGCGAGATCGTCGCCGTCCAGCAGGAGACGCTGGTGACGCTCGGCGGCGTCGCGATCCCGTCGTGGTTCGCGATCGTCAATCCGTTCGCCTTCGTCCTGTTCGTCGCCGCGAACGTGGCGGAGGTCGGACGGAACCCGTTCGACATCCCGGAGGCGCCGACGGAGATCGTCGCGGGGTTCCAGACCGAGTACTCCTCGGTGTACTTCGTGCTGCTGTACCTGGGTGAGTTCCTGCATATCTTCCTCGGCGGCGCCATCACCGCGGTGCTGTTCCTCGGCGGCGCGGCCGGCCCCGGCCCGGAGAGCATCGGCTTCCTCTGGTTCGTGGTGAAGATCTGGGGCTTCTTCCTGTTCACCCAGTGGCTGCGCTCGGCGGCGCCGCGCCTGCGTATCGACCAGCTGATCGAGATCGGTTGGAAGGGGATGCTCGAACTCTCCTTCCTGAACCTGGTGCTCACGGCCCTGATCGTGGGGGTGGTTGTATGA
- a CDS encoding NADH-quinone oxidoreductase subunit D yields MSLQEEETPEIEADESELEALLDDLVVDRDDHMNAPAFVIRPDSVQETLGRLKNEAGYDHLSLVTAEEYPDRYESIYHLKKFDDPTDEVSVVVPTDAENPVSESAEPVFRTADWHEREAYDLVGIEYDDHPDLRRILLPETWQGHPMSRDYDQDRPQMVPLREHANPLQEDQRSDADSDTMFVNIGPHHPATHGVLHLETTLDGEQVIDVEPDIGYLHRNEEQMAQNGTYRHQIMPYPDRWDYISAGLLNEWAYARAAEDLADIQVPEYAQVIRTMGAELCRIAAHMLAVGTFALDIYGDFTAIFMYAIRDREKAQNILEDLTGQRLMFNYFRLGGVVWDLPEPRDEFFQKTREFVDELPDLLEEYHDLITGNEILQMRTVDTGVLPTEVAKNYGATGPVARGSGIDYDLRRDDPYGYYDELDWEVPVEDGCDNFSRLLVRLREVEESAKIIEQCVDILEDWPEDERNIQANVPRTLRPEDDKEIYRTVEGAKGELGVYIRADGTEKPARFKIRSPCFSNLQTLPEMSNGEYIPDMIAALGSLDIVLGEVDR; encoded by the coding sequence ATGAGCCTGCAGGAGGAGGAGACGCCGGAGATCGAGGCCGACGAGAGCGAGCTCGAGGCGCTGCTCGACGACCTCGTCGTCGACCGCGACGACCACATGAATGCGCCGGCGTTCGTGATCCGGCCCGACTCGGTGCAGGAGACGCTCGGCCGGCTCAAGAACGAGGCGGGGTACGACCACCTCTCGCTGGTGACCGCCGAGGAGTACCCCGACCGCTACGAGTCGATCTACCACCTGAAGAAGTTCGACGACCCGACCGACGAGGTCAGCGTCGTCGTTCCGACCGACGCGGAGAACCCCGTCAGCGAGTCGGCGGAGCCGGTGTTCCGGACCGCCGACTGGCACGAGCGCGAGGCGTACGACCTGGTGGGGATCGAGTACGACGACCACCCGGACCTGCGCCGGATCCTCCTGCCGGAGACGTGGCAGGGCCACCCGATGAGCCGTGACTACGATCAGGACCGGCCACAGATGGTCCCGCTGCGGGAGCACGCCAACCCCCTGCAGGAGGACCAGCGCTCCGACGCCGACTCGGACACGATGTTCGTCAACATCGGTCCGCACCACCCGGCGACCCACGGGGTGCTCCACCTCGAGACCACGCTCGACGGCGAGCAGGTGATCGACGTGGAGCCGGACATCGGCTACCTCCACCGTAACGAGGAGCAGATGGCCCAGAACGGCACGTACCGTCACCAGATCATGCCGTACCCCGACCGCTGGGACTACATCTCGGCGGGGCTGCTCAACGAGTGGGCGTACGCCCGCGCAGCCGAGGACCTCGCGGACATCCAGGTGCCCGAGTACGCACAGGTCATCCGCACCATGGGCGCGGAGCTCTGCCGGATCGCGGCCCACATGCTCGCCGTCGGGACGTTCGCGCTCGACATCTACGGCGACTTCACCGCGATCTTCATGTACGCGATCCGGGACCGCGAGAAGGCCCAGAACATCCTCGAGGACCTGACGGGCCAGCGGCTGATGTTCAACTACTTCCGGCTCGGCGGGGTCGTCTGGGACCTGCCCGAGCCCCGCGACGAGTTCTTCCAGAAGACCCGCGAGTTCGTCGACGAGCTGCCCGACCTGCTCGAGGAGTACCACGACCTCATCACGGGCAACGAGATCCTCCAGATGCGGACCGTCGACACGGGGGTCCTGCCGACGGAGGTCGCGAAGAACTACGGCGCGACCGGACCCGTCGCCCGCGGCTCCGGCATCGACTACGACCTGCGCCGTGACGACCCGTACGGCTACTACGACGAACTCGACTGGGAGGTGCCCGTCGAGGACGGCTGTGACAACTTCAGCCGCCTGCTCGTCCGCCTGCGCGAGGTCGAGGAGTCCGCGAAGATCATCGAGCAGTGTGTCGACATCCTCGAGGACTGGCCCGAGGACGAGCGGAACATCCAGGCTAACGTCCCGCGGACGCTGCGCCCGGAGGACGACAAGGAGATCTACCGCACCGTCGAGGGCGCGAAGGGCGAACTCGGCGTGTACATCCGCGCCGACGGCACCGAGAAGCCCGCCCGGTTCAAGATCCGGAGCCCGTGCTTCTCGAACCTCCAGACCCTGCCGGAGATGAGCAACGGGGAGTACATCCCCGACATGATCGCCGCGCTGGGTAGCCTCGACATCGTGCTCGGGGAGGTGGACCGGTGA